The following proteins are encoded in a genomic region of Mycobacterium sp. 155:
- a CDS encoding cupin domain-containing protein — translation MTKPTPPLPLATGKAIDSWPSKSMETFGDEWPRMRCRFINADPVGAWDDFILSEWELERCGWEDFHPHTETAFVVEGELHIECDGESVILGPGDSARVNPGRTGRYWAPVYARMLTTYGPNPDGMESHSFRYFEI, via the coding sequence ATGACAAAACCTACCCCGCCCTTGCCACTGGCGACGGGGAAAGCAATCGATTCCTGGCCGTCGAAGTCCATGGAGACCTTTGGTGACGAATGGCCCAGGATGCGCTGCAGATTCATCAACGCTGATCCTGTCGGTGCTTGGGATGATTTCATACTCTCGGAATGGGAGCTGGAGCGCTGCGGCTGGGAGGACTTCCACCCGCACACCGAGACGGCTTTCGTTGTGGAAGGTGAACTTCACATCGAGTGCGATGGCGAGTCCGTCATTCTGGGACCTGGCGACTCGGCGCGCGTCAATCCAGGACGCACAGGCCGATACTGGGCGCCCGTCTACGCGCGGATGCTTACCACTTACGGACCCAACCCCGACGGCATGGAATCGCACTCCTTCCGATACTTCGAAATCTGA
- a CDS encoding MspA family porin: MTVIVRTMFAMIVAMAALFTGAGTAHAGLDNELSLVDGQDRTLTVQQWDTFLNGVFPLDRNRLTREWFHSGRAKYHVEGPGADDFAGTLELGYQIGFPWSLGVGINFSYTTPNILLDDVNINPLSAGFNPLGQVITPNLFPGVSISADLGNGPGIQEVATFSVDVKGPAGGVAVSNAHGTVTGAAGGVLLRPFARLIASTGDSVTTYGDPWNMN; the protein is encoded by the coding sequence ATGACAGTGATAGTTCGGACGATGTTCGCGATGATCGTCGCCATGGCAGCGCTATTCACCGGCGCCGGGACCGCGCATGCAGGTCTGGATAATGAGCTGAGTCTGGTTGATGGCCAGGATCGGACCTTGACGGTTCAGCAGTGGGACACCTTCCTCAATGGGGTGTTTCCCCTGGACCGTAACCGGCTGACTCGTGAGTGGTTCCATTCCGGTCGGGCCAAGTACCACGTCGAGGGCCCCGGTGCCGATGACTTCGCGGGCACGCTGGAACTGGGCTATCAGATCGGCTTCCCGTGGTCCCTGGGTGTGGGCATCAACTTCAGTTACACCACCCCGAACATCCTGCTCGACGACGTCAACATCAACCCGCTCTCAGCCGGCTTCAACCCACTCGGGCAGGTGATCACGCCTAACCTGTTCCCCGGTGTGTCGATCTCGGCTGACCTGGGTAACGGCCCGGGTATCCAGGAGGTCGCGACCTTCTCGGTGGACGTCAAGGGCCCGGCCGGCGGGGTGGCGGTCTCCAACGCCCATGGCACCGTGACTGGCGCCGCCGGTGGTGTGCTGCTGCGTCCGTTCGCCCGTCTGATCGCCTCCACCGGTGACAGCGTCACCACCTACGGCGACCCCTGGAACATGAACTAA
- a CDS encoding WhiB family transcriptional regulator — MRLPQQLPGPNGDHWDWQIRARCRGVDSSVFFAPEGERGRARWAREKRAKELCRDCPVLAQCRAHALTIAEPFGVWGGLSETERARMLTRGRYGRSELSHCVNSGNAR; from the coding sequence ATGCGCCTGCCACAGCAGTTGCCTGGACCCAATGGCGACCATTGGGATTGGCAAATCCGTGCACGCTGTCGGGGTGTTGATTCATCAGTGTTTTTTGCCCCGGAGGGCGAGCGCGGTCGTGCCCGGTGGGCGCGTGAAAAACGCGCCAAAGAACTGTGCCGGGACTGTCCGGTACTTGCGCAGTGCCGCGCCCACGCGCTGACCATCGCTGAGCCATTCGGCGTATGGGGCGGGTTGTCGGAGACGGAACGGGCGCGCATGTTGACCAGAGGTAGGTATGGTCGCAGCGAACTCTCGCACTGCGTCAACTCTGGTAATGCACGTTGA
- a CDS encoding phosphatase PAP2 family protein: MRESQRAVLTAIETWIVDNVPAASTLFTLLCAGVMVAASFRYRTPPWRATTIRIMGLVLAFCAIAVQVGRNDWLTDVDYVVTDWIVAHRSPVLDIVMLGITSLFGPAATIVVTGVVAAGIGWRRRSALTALTVIGTVSGAAAAGALIKLLVGRPRPPLILRETVEQGYSFPSGHVTAAAALFGIAAVMIGGRSRILQPLLAGIGGVAVCLVALSRIYLGVHWLSDVVAGALLGAVAVCLATAALHIDRWCRGTSGRRRTSLARYEGVHRDRVNESMTMRHGSLLSEPTGTQGVTMPRGPGACIRSVHLLS, from the coding sequence ACGGCGATCGAAACATGGATCGTGGACAACGTGCCGGCGGCCAGCACGCTGTTCACGCTGCTCTGTGCGGGGGTGATGGTTGCGGCAAGTTTCCGGTATCGGACACCGCCGTGGCGCGCGACGACGATACGGATCATGGGATTGGTGCTGGCGTTCTGCGCAATTGCGGTCCAAGTCGGTCGCAACGACTGGCTCACCGACGTCGACTATGTTGTCACCGATTGGATCGTCGCCCACCGCAGCCCCGTCCTGGACATAGTGATGCTGGGCATCACGAGTCTGTTTGGCCCGGCGGCAACGATCGTGGTCACCGGTGTCGTCGCTGCTGGGATCGGGTGGCGGCGCCGATCGGCGCTGACGGCGCTGACCGTCATTGGCACCGTTAGCGGTGCAGCCGCGGCCGGAGCCCTGATCAAGTTGTTGGTAGGCCGGCCCAGGCCGCCGCTGATACTGCGAGAGACCGTTGAACAGGGCTACTCATTTCCCTCCGGTCACGTCACCGCGGCGGCGGCGCTGTTCGGCATCGCCGCAGTGATGATCGGCGGCCGTAGCCGAATCTTGCAGCCCTTGCTGGCGGGCATCGGAGGGGTCGCGGTCTGCCTCGTCGCACTGAGCCGGATTTACCTCGGTGTCCATTGGTTGAGCGATGTGGTGGCCGGTGCGCTACTGGGTGCGGTGGCCGTATGCCTAGCTACGGCGGCGCTGCACATTGATCGTTGGTGCAGAGGAACTTCCGGCCGTCGCCGAACCTCGCTGGCACGGTATGAGGGCGTTCATCGCGACCGGGTGAACGAGTCGATGACAATGCGCCACGGGTCGTTGTTGTCGGAACCGACCGGGACACAAGGCGTCACGATGCCCCGTGGCCCAGGCGCGTGCATTCGTAGCGTTCACTTGCTGTCTTGA